A region of Melitaea cinxia chromosome 15, ilMelCinx1.1, whole genome shotgun sequence DNA encodes the following proteins:
- the LOC123660715 gene encoding uncharacterized protein LOC123660715: MFVLIFTIAGFFSLVSPESCFFQRCLGCHPQETVWPGNSVDCRPSNWVSAQWVHNLGHPPPSTDSRIPIEMRCLKMVATPDDKSFGNTVDTIRGCVPRAQVDSVCLGLVAVERARGHSDARCFTCYGDNCNSAFKHVFKLHVIVLSLLLYYILR, translated from the exons ATGTTTGTGTTAATATTTACTATTGCCGGATTTTTTTCACTTG TTTCTCCTGAGAGTTGCTTCTTTCAAAGATGTTTAGGATGTCACCCACAGGAAACAGTGTGGCCAGGAAATTCAGTAGACTGCCGACCCTCAAATTGGGTCTCAGCACAATGGGTACACAACCTGGGACATCCTCCTCCCTCAACGGATTCTAGAATACCCATAGAAATGCGATGTCTAAAAATGGTGGCAACACCAGATGACAAATCtt ttgGCAACACAGTAGACACAATAAGAGGTTGCGTACCCAGAGCTCAAGTAGATTCAGTGTGCCTTGGTCTTGTAGCTGTAGAAAGAGCCAGAGGACACAGTGACGCGAGGTGTTTTACATGCTACGGTGACAATTGCAACTCTGCTTTTAAACACGTGTTTAAATTACACGTAATAGTACTGTCATTActactttactatatattaagatga